From the genome of Streptomyces sp. V1I1, one region includes:
- a CDS encoding serine/threonine-protein kinase, which translates to MGEVFAGRYELIDPIGRGGVGAVWRAWDHRRRRYVAAKVLQQSDAHTLLRFVREQALRIDHPHVLAPASWAADDDKVLFTMDLVSGGSLAHVIGDYGPLPPRFVCTLLDQLLSGLAAVHAEGVVHRDIKPANILLEATGTGRPYLRLSDFGISMRKGEPRLTETNYVVGTPGYFAPEQMMGAEPDFTADLFAVGLVALYLLQGQKPDSRALVEHFASHGTPGAPQGMPEPLWQVLAGLLQPDPQARFRTATGARKALTAAVEMLPEPGADDEPVEVFDQIGPLPAGFGPSGPVTDPQPGQQAGQQGAQAPVQQPLPPSETGSFHLAPPPQQPPVQQHSTQLPYAAQPSTPPPMPAAAEPTPTPTPIPTPTPVPAHSASPLYTPVPEQPAQSQTAPVQYEQALTRAYTAQSPQVPLPNAPIPTAATKRPGPPPKVAVPVLLVALLCFAVGIWALTQS; encoded by the coding sequence ATGGGTGAGGTATTCGCTGGTCGGTATGAACTGATCGACCCGATCGGGCGCGGCGGTGTCGGTGCGGTCTGGCGCGCCTGGGACCACCGGCGCCGACGCTATGTGGCGGCCAAGGTGCTGCAGCAGAGCGATGCGCACACACTGTTGCGCTTCGTCCGCGAGCAGGCTCTGCGGATCGATCATCCCCATGTCCTCGCCCCGGCCAGTTGGGCCGCGGACGACGACAAGGTGCTGTTCACCATGGATCTGGTGAGCGGCGGGTCGCTGGCGCATGTGATCGGCGACTACGGCCCGCTGCCGCCCCGTTTCGTGTGCACCCTGCTCGATCAGCTGCTGTCCGGTCTGGCCGCGGTGCACGCGGAGGGGGTCGTGCACCGCGACATCAAGCCGGCGAACATCCTGCTGGAGGCCACCGGTACCGGACGGCCGTATCTGCGGCTGTCCGACTTCGGGATCTCGATGCGCAAGGGTGAGCCGCGGCTGACCGAGACCAACTATGTGGTGGGCACGCCCGGTTATTTCGCGCCCGAGCAGATGATGGGCGCGGAACCGGACTTCACGGCCGATCTCTTCGCGGTCGGCCTGGTCGCGCTCTATCTGCTCCAGGGCCAGAAGCCCGACTCCCGGGCTCTGGTCGAGCACTTCGCCAGCCACGGCACTCCCGGCGCCCCCCAGGGCATGCCGGAACCTCTGTGGCAGGTGCTGGCCGGTCTGCTGCAGCCCGACCCGCAGGCCCGGTTCCGTACCGCCACGGGCGCGCGCAAGGCGCTTACAGCGGCCGTCGAGATGCTGCCGGAGCCCGGCGCCGACGACGAGCCGGTCGAGGTCTTCGACCAGATCGGGCCACTCCCCGCGGGATTCGGCCCCTCCGGTCCCGTAACCGACCCCCAGCCAGGTCAGCAGGCGGGTCAGCAGGGAGCGCAGGCTCCCGTGCAGCAGCCGCTCCCACCGTCGGAGACCGGCAGTTTCCATCTGGCCCCGCCACCGCAGCAGCCGCCCGTGCAGCAGCACAGCACACAACTGCCGTACGCGGCACAGCCGTCCACTCCTCCCCCCATGCCTGCGGCCGCGGAGCCAACGCCGACCCCCACGCCGATCCCCACCCCCACACCCGTACCGGCGCACAGCGCCTCCCCCCTTTACACCCCAGTGCCCGAGCAGCCCGCGCAGTCGCAGACCGCTCCGGTGCAGTACGAACAAGCTCTTACTCGTGCTTACACCGCTCAGAGCCCGCAGGTTCCGCTCCCGAACGCACCGATTCCGACGGCGGCCACAAAGCGACCGGGACCGCCCCCGAAGGTTGCGGTCCCGGTGCTGCTCGTTGCTCTGCTCTGTTTCGCGGTCGGCATCTGGGCGCTGACCCAGTCCTGA
- a CDS encoding VWA domain-containing protein — protein MKARLGRRTAVATIGAALLALAAGPLPVASAAAQVGQAGRNGQAGEASRAGEASRAGQARQAEAPDGKSGLVMVLDSSGSMADDDGSGQTRMASARAAVGTVVDALPDGFPTGLRVYGADQPKGCTDTRLVRPVEPLDRAGMKQAVGALRPKGDTPIGLSLQKAAEDLPKPADGAIGTRTILLISDGDDNCGSPPPCEVAEKLSKDGVGLRIDTVGFQVRGAARQQLECIAKAGNGRYYDAPDAKALARQLQRSAQLSADGYRFSGKRVEGALRRDAAPSLVPGQYLDTIGPGEQRYYAVDLDAESTVEFSATAVPQPGAAVDTFDVLRTRIAYGTDSACATSTEHFFQKEGATPLTWAVARIPSEKGTSSCDKAGRYWLVVERESKKDSAAGRWPLELTYGVEQPLPKDVTPAQSQPEYGKGDKDALLPTGDPRDVTGGTGFNDAKEIGQGVWRDKVLPSQTLWYKVPVGWGQQLRYDVEFANEPTVDGASSVWSYGATEVFTPGRAPVGGGTAEFSPQTIYNGRPMALEMGTVPVAWTNRHESHPNVVPVHTKGGFYIAVTLGAKAAEIAENPQIGVVLRVAVMGDELAGPQHNAPALANKADKKGDSAARADSDATGGAGWTGTVIAAAAGGAVILIAGLVLVLVRRKPATGTATDTTTPRRSA, from the coding sequence GTGAAGGCACGACTGGGCCGCCGTACGGCGGTGGCAACGATCGGCGCGGCGCTGCTCGCCCTGGCGGCGGGCCCGCTGCCGGTGGCGAGTGCGGCCGCGCAGGTCGGGCAAGCGGGGCGGAACGGGCAGGCAGGAGAAGCGAGTCGGGCGGGGGAGGCGAGTCGGGCGGGGCAAGCGCGGCAGGCTGAAGCGCCGGACGGCAAGAGCGGCCTGGTGATGGTGCTCGACTCCTCCGGTTCCATGGCCGACGACGACGGCAGCGGGCAGACCCGGATGGCCTCCGCCCGCGCGGCCGTCGGGACCGTCGTCGACGCCCTCCCCGACGGCTTTCCCACCGGTCTGCGGGTCTACGGCGCCGATCAGCCCAAGGGCTGCACAGACACCCGGCTGGTCCGGCCCGTCGAGCCGCTCGACCGTGCGGGCATGAAGCAGGCCGTGGGGGCGCTGCGGCCCAAGGGCGACACCCCCATCGGGCTCTCGCTGCAGAAGGCCGCCGAGGACCTCCCGAAACCCGCGGACGGCGCGATCGGGACCCGTACGATCCTGCTGATCTCCGACGGTGACGACAACTGCGGCTCTCCGCCGCCCTGTGAGGTTGCCGAGAAGCTCTCCAAAGACGGCGTCGGGCTGCGCATCGACACGGTCGGATTCCAGGTGCGGGGCGCGGCGCGGCAGCAGCTGGAGTGCATCGCGAAGGCGGGCAACGGGCGCTACTACGACGCACCCGACGCCAAGGCGCTCGCCCGCCAGCTTCAGCGCTCGGCCCAGCTGTCGGCCGACGGATACCGCTTCAGCGGCAAGCGGGTCGAGGGCGCGCTGCGCCGGGACGCGGCGCCCTCTCTCGTACCGGGGCAGTATCTGGACACGATCGGACCCGGCGAGCAGCGCTACTACGCGGTGGACCTGGATGCCGAATCCACTGTGGAGTTTTCCGCGACGGCGGTGCCGCAGCCCGGGGCGGCGGTCGACACCTTCGACGTCCTGCGCACCAGGATTGCGTACGGCACTGACAGTGCCTGCGCCACCAGCACCGAGCACTTCTTCCAGAAGGAGGGAGCGACCCCTCTGACCTGGGCCGTTGCCCGGATTCCAAGCGAGAAGGGCACAAGTAGCTGCGACAAGGCGGGCCGGTACTGGCTGGTCGTCGAGCGGGAGAGCAAGAAGGACTCGGCCGCCGGGCGCTGGCCGCTGGAGCTGACGTACGGCGTCGAACAGCCGCTGCCCAAGGATGTGACGCCGGCTCAGTCGCAGCCTGAGTACGGGAAGGGCGACAAGGACGCCCTGCTGCCGACCGGGGACCCGCGCGACGTGACGGGCGGCACCGGCTTCAACGACGCCAAGGAGATCGGGCAGGGCGTGTGGCGGGACAAGGTGCTGCCGTCGCAGACGCTCTGGTACAAGGTCCCGGTCGGCTGGGGGCAGCAGCTCCGGTACGACGTGGAGTTCGCCAACGAGCCCACTGTGGACGGCGCTTCGTCGGTGTGGTCCTACGGAGCGACGGAGGTCTTCACACCAGGGCGGGCGCCGGTCGGCGGCGGCACCGCGGAGTTCAGCCCGCAGACCATCTACAACGGCCGGCCCATGGCGCTGGAGATGGGCACCGTGCCGGTCGCCTGGACCAACCGCCACGAGTCTCACCCCAATGTCGTCCCGGTGCACACCAAGGGCGGTTTCTACATCGCCGTCACGCTCGGCGCGAAGGCCGCCGAGATCGCCGAGAACCCGCAGATCGGTGTGGTGCTCCGGGTGGCGGTGATGGGCGACGAGCTGGCCGGGCCGCAGCACAACGCGCCGGCTCTCGCGAACAAGGCGGACAAGAAGGGTGATTCGGCTGCCCGCGCAGACAGCGATGCGACCGGCGGGGCAGGATGGACCGGCACCGTGATCGCCGCAGCAGCAGGCGGGGCGGTCATCCTGATCGCGGGTCTGGTGCTCGTACTGGTACGGCGCAAGCCGGCGACGGGCACCGCCACGGACACGACCACACCAAGGAGAAGCGCGTGA
- a CDS encoding DLW-39 family protein, whose translation MKKLLLVALAAIGGLLVYRQIQADRAEQDLWTEATDSVPAGSGV comes from the coding sequence GTGAAGAAGCTTCTCCTGGTCGCACTGGCCGCCATCGGCGGGCTCCTCGTGTACCGCCAGATCCAGGCGGATCGCGCCGAGCAGGATCTGTGGACGGAGGCGACCGACTCCGTGCCCGCAGGTTCGGGTGTGTGA